One window from the genome of Magnolia sinica isolate HGM2019 chromosome 4, MsV1, whole genome shotgun sequence encodes:
- the LOC131243628 gene encoding putative pentatricopeptide repeat-containing protein At5g59900, translated as MKLLLRHPSRSLPNPNPNLSTKRRSLCNSSKPAAPSDLSADRDEGFVAILRQIVRSKPYTWKSSLDAAFISCRLQPRHVEKVLLQTLDDPKLALRFFNFLGLHHNFDHSTLSFCILIHALVRSDHKWAASSLVQTLIFTRSNPNEIFECLVSARDECRVLSCLGFDFFIQSYVQNKCILDAVTIVRMMIGQGLAPEVRSISSVLNALVKIRHLELASDVFDEIVRCGACPDIYVYTAMVRCFCERRDFAKAKEMVFEMEKNGCGSSVVPYNVLIHGLCKNRRAFEAVEVKNRLWGRGPRADVVTYCTLVLGLCKVEEVEMAARFMDEMVGLGFVPSEAASSSMVEALRRNGKVEEAFDLVGRLWKIGIIPNLFAYNALINALCKVGKLDEADLLFRKMGDKGLFPNDVTFSILIDAYCKNGKLNDGLILFGKMTEAGIRGSVYPYNALINGHCKMGKLSDAELLFQDMVQRGTVPNVVTYTSMISGFCKEGDLGKAFEYHHEMVRKGISPNTYTFTALIDGLCRANMMVEARKLFDEMVEQNVVPNEVTYNVMIDGYCRGGNTVRAFELYDEMIAKGLMPDTYTYRPLISGLCMTGRVSEAKEFMDDLHRENCRLNEICFSALMHGYCKEGRLNEVYNVCKEMVERGVDMDLICYGILIYGVLKHHDKIKLLCILKEMLNRGLRPDNVIYTTVIDRYCKQGNLTEAFGFWNKMITEGCIPNVVTYTVLINGLCKAGFVDKAELLCKEMLVKSFLPNEMTYGCFLDRLTKDGNMEKAVELHKAMVGGLLANSVTYNMLINGFCKSGRIQDATALLGEMINDGRSPDCISYSILIYEYCRRGDLHAALKLWNEMLNMGLKPDTLAYNFLIYGCCISGALTKAFQLHDDMIASGSKPNWVTYNAPPWNLFDG; from the coding sequence ATGAAGCTTCTCCTCCGTCACCCTTCCCGCTCTCtgccaaaccctaaccctaatctctcCACAAAACGCAGATCCCTCTGCAATTCTTCCAAACCCGCCGCCCCATCTGATCTCTCCGCCGACCGTGACGAAGGCTTTGTCGCCATCCTGCGGCAGATTGTCCGATCCAAGCCGTACACGTGGAAATCCTCCCTTGACGCTGCCTTCATCTCGTGCCGGCTCCAGCCTCGACACGTTGAAAAGGTCCTCCTCCAAACACTCGATGATCCCAAATTGGCCTTGAGATTCTTCAATTTCTTAGGCTTGCATCATAATTTCGATCACTCAACGCTCTCTTTCTGCATCTTGATCCATGCTTTGGTCCGATCTGATCATAAATGGGCTGCATCCTCGCTTGTACAGACCCTAATTTTCACCCGATCGAATCCTAACGAAATCTTTGAATGCTTGGTTTCTGCTCGTGACGAATGCCGGGTGTTGTCATGCCTGGGCTTCGACTTTTTTATCCAATCGTACGTTCAGAATAAGTGCATTTTGGATGCGGTTACTATTGTTAGGATGATGATTGGTCAGGGGCTGGCTCCGGAGGTTAGGAGCATAAGCAGTGTATTGAATGCATTGGTGAAGATCCGGCACTTAGAATTGGCATCGGATGTGTTTGATGAGATTGTCAGATGTGGGGCCTGCCCTGACATTTATGTGTACACTGCAATGGTGCGTTGTTTTTGTGAAAGAAGAGATTTTGCGAAAGCGAAGGAGATGGTTTTTGAGATGGAGAAGAATGGGTGCGGTTCGAGTGTTGTGCCTTACAATGTGTTGATTCATGGCTTGTGCAAGAATCGGAGAGCTTTCGAGGCAGTCGAAGTTAAGAACAGGCTGTGGGGGAGAGGACCGAGAGCAGATGTTGTTACCTACTGTACATTGGTGTTAGGCTTGTGTAAGGTGGAAGAGGTGGAAATGGCAGCTCGTTttatggatgagatggttggattgGGGTTTGTTCCAAGCGAAGCTGCCTCCTCATCTATGGTGGAGGCATTGAGGCGGAATGGGAAGGTTGAGGAGGCTTTTGATTTGGTGGGTAGATTGTGGAAGATTGGTATAATACCAAACTTGTTTGCTTACAATGCATTGATTAATGCATTATGCAAAGTTGGGAAGTTGGACGAGGCGGACTTGCTTTTTAGGAAGATGGGTGACAAGGGTCTTTTCCCAAATGATGTTACCTTTTCAATTCTGATTGATGCATATTGCAAGAATGGGAAGCTGAATGATGGGCTTATTCTGTTTGGTAAAATGACAGAGGCAGGGATAAGGGGTAGTGTTTATCCATACAATGCTCTGATCAATGGGCACTGCAAAATGGGGAAATTGAGTGATGCGGAGTTATTGTTTCAGGATATGGTCCAAAGGGGAACGGTACCAAATGTTGTAACTTACACATCGATGATAAGTGGATTTTGCAAGGAAGGGGACTTGGGTAAGGCATTTGAGTACCATCACGAGATGGTGAGGAAAGGCATATCTCCGAATACGTACACATTTACTGCTCTCATTGATGGTCTTTGTCGTGCAAATATGATGGTGGAAGCAAGaaaactgtttgatgaaatggtagAACAGAATGTAGTGCCCAATGAAGTGACTTATAATGTCATGATTGATGGGTATTGCAGGGGAGGGAACACAGTACGAGCATTTGAATTATATGACGAGATGATTGCAAAAGGTCTTATGCCAGATACATATACTTATAGGCCCCTTATAAGTGGACTCTGCATGACAGGTAGAGTCTCCGAAGCCAAAGAATTCATGGATGATCTTCACCGTGAAAATTGCAGACTCAATGAGATTTGTTTTAGTGCACTTATGCATGGATACTGTAAAGAAGGTAGACTAAATGAAGTCTATAATGTTTGCAAGGAGATGGTGGAAAGAGGAGTTGACATGGATCTAATTTGCTATGGTATACTTATTTATGGAGTTCTAAAGCACCATGATAAGATAAAATTACTTTGTATATTGAAGGAGATGCTCAATAGAGGCCTGAGGCCTGATAATGTAATCTATACTACTGTAATTGATAGATATTGCAAACAAGGAAACCTCACAGAGGCATTTGGCTTCTGGAATAAGATGATCACAGAAGGCTGCATCCCTAATGTTGTAACGTACACTGTGCTAATAAATGGATTGTGTAAGGCTGGGTTTGTAGACAAGGCAGAGCTGCTTTGTAAGGAAATGCTGGTTAAAAGCTTCCTACCTAATGAGATGACTTATGGTTGTTTTCTTGACCGGCTTACCAAGGATGGAAATATGGAGAAAGCTGTGGAGCTGCATAAGGCAATGGTAGGAGGGCTTTTAGCAAACTCTGTGACTTACAATATGTTGATCAATGGTTTCTGTAAATCAGGCAGAATCCAGGATGCAACTGCACTCCTGGGTGAAATGATTAATGATGGCAGGTCGCCTGATTGCATCAGTTATTCGATACTTATTTATGAGTACTGCAGAAGGGGTGACTTACATGCAGCTTTAAAGCTGTGGAATGAGATGCTAAATATGGGGCTGAAGCCTGATACGCTGGCATATAATTTTTTGATATATGGATGCTGTATTAGTGGAGCACTAACAAAGGCTTTTCAATTGCACGATGATATGATAGCAAGTGGCTCAAAACCAAACTGGGTTACGTATAATGCTCCTCCATGGAACTTGTTTGATGGGTAG